Proteins found in one Oncorhynchus mykiss isolate Arlee chromosome 3, USDA_OmykA_1.1, whole genome shotgun sequence genomic segment:
- the znf628 gene encoding zinc finger protein 62 homolog gives MKPGKKRCSSTNNNTHTYINTKHTTFYSLIVSCLNMANSVATLVVQAELLPPQSSSSLSPFPSLQGSGEGEEDRERGEEVDVEKGMVEGNEDIVLTRVGVQMVTSSVLAAPHLQEHPEHPFQCLDCGKSFKWSSRLAHHQRSHNNERPYRCNLCPKAFKGSSALLYHQRSHSGEKPYKCDDCDKAFKRSSLLQVHRSVHTGLRTFQCPYCPLTFKWSSHYQYHLRQHTGECPYPCDSCPKAFKNSSSLRRHKNVHLGLKPYVCTVCTKAFTQSTNLRQHMRIHTGERPYICGECGRSFTHSSNLALHRNSQSHTGEGKGGETGGDKIGDEIQEVIVGEDMTSQMLTDMGFVSQEATVGLGVGEVFLSSGHLLPHLTLTPTQGGVCTSRAIGTEVHMSTESGASVLLYSCGSCSQTFSTRTELEDHQAMHLGPGEEGGSGVGEGGEGGVGHLLADFEEVVETTAAAENGHTTAELLGLTGGVDGGNMGTTQAQFDLLQSFTVGTQIPTDSVETAGNTTGTGTGTECAYCGKSFKTSGGLNRHLAQVHSLSPSQSRSQFSCSACDRSFTLLSSLLTHQHSHTPEQRLLAEAEAEIVCPASLSLSLPLPSSPSQGDQHQDTQGDIHVRLMAVTEEGDREVVKASSRAVVKGQRRGAASKTAGGNNERPYRCSECGKAFKGSSGLRYHMRDHTGERPYRCTECGKSFKRSSLLSIHQRVHTGVRAFQCPYCQLTFKWSSHYQYHLRQHTGERPYVCQECGKSFKNSSCLRRHSQLHSGLRPHICPICSKSFSQTSNLKQHERTHSGERPFQCAQCHKSFTHSSNLQLHLRTHSSRKDYKCPFCGKEFVMQSYLQRHMRTHGNGAEAGDAGVGGKEGGRAGKGGGGVTTTTTLLNPITLETTGNSGSLIVSQPALDIPPNTSQNYFMIQTANGLQLIPLSAPAPPPPPPPPPQTQYILLQCPSTNGSQPSLILVPTTATNPQPTLEPQGLPLVQTVLNPAQTQMQHFQTISQQQQQPRFIITTNNNNVNNPPIAKTTTPSLNSMLNKPILGKSTRTARSRRGRKPKAAVGRHTTSLVATTTTSVTMTTAPVSQSGDVIAVSSCNVTSVTPATVTAANTMTSSLPSSLPAKSQSPFSPPTASVSVSTPSSSSSVTVTSGPLKVATVNSVTTVTPSSLPSDPVAWVGERQTAPELGKSTEQDMRGEQYVLCFQKEGRKKEEVKIGGEGGGSYVLQFEGEGSGEGGQGGMGREGDGESYVLRFQTEGEREREREGQREGGKENGGLVSLNLLQEWGGVREGERRVGEDGGEGESFVLHFQTEPQSEERTTSDRGYPEGPSNSLELSCPPPQALMPLNGQEVVFELGDENKMVGQGSGESVQMIALIQGEGGGEGEGGSYSGAGGAVGEGRVPMEGIFQLEGGEGIVIIEVSTSSLREGGMDRGEGGVTVDRSEAKGGSGITERPEKDRNSAECIEIETGANEGENTATNGPTPNSQFS, from the exons ATGAAACCAGGAAAGAAGAGATGCAGCTCCACCAACAATAATACACACACTTACATTAATACCAAACATACAACCTTTTATTCCCTAATCGTGTCTTGCCTCAACATGGCAAACTCAGTGGCCACTCTAGTGGTCCAAGCGGAACTATTACCCCCTCAatcgtcctcctccctctctcccttcccatcGCTGCAGGGAtcaggagaaggggaggaggacagggaaagGGGGGAAGAAGTGGATGTGGAGAAAGGGATGGTGGAGGGGAATGAGGATATAGTGCTAACCAGGGTAGGGGTGCAGATGGTGACGTCATCGGTCCTGGCTGCGCCCCATCTCCAGGAGCACCCTGAGCACCCGTTCCAGTGCCTGGACTGTGGCAAGAGCTTCAAGTGGTCTTCAAGGCTGGCCCACCACCAGCGCAGCCACAACAACGAGAGACCCTACCGCTGTAACCTCTGCCCCAAGGCCTTCAAGGGCTCCTCCGCACTCCTGTACCACCAGAG GTCTCATTCAGGGGAGAAGCCCTATAAGTGTGACGACTGTGACAAAGCCTTCAAACGTTCCTCTCTGCTCCAG GTCCATCGTAGCGTCCACACAGGCCTGCGGACCTTCCAGTGCCCCTACTGCCCGCTCACCTTCAAGTGGAGCTCCCACTACCAGTACCACCTGCGCCAGCACACGGGCGAGTGCCCCTACCCCTGCGACAGCTGCCCCAAGGCCTTCAAGAACTCCAGCAGCCTGCGCCGACACAAGAACGTTCACCTGGGTCTGAAACCCTACGTGTGCACCGTGTGTACCAAGGCCTTCACCCAGTCCACCAACCTCAGACAACACatgagaatccacacaggagagaggcccTACATCTGTGGAGAGTGTGGACGCAGTTTCACACACTCGTCCAATCTGGCCCTGCACCGGAATTCTCAAAGTCACACTGGTGAAGGAaaggggggggagacagggggagacaagaTAGGGGATGAGATACAGGAAGTGATAGTGGGGGAGGACATGACATCACAAATGTTGACGGACATGGGCTTTGTGAGCCAGGAGGCCACGGTGGGGTTGGGGGTTGGGGAGGTGTTCCTATCGTCAGGTCACCTCCTGCCCCATCTCACCCTCACCCCCACCCAGGGGGGCGTGTGCACATCCAGGGCCATCGGGACAGAAGTGCACATGAGCACGGAGTCGGGCGCCAGCGTGCTGCTGTACAGCTGTGGCAGCTGTAGTCAGACATTCAGCACACGGACAGAGCTAGAGGACCACCAGGCCATGCACCTGGGCCCCGGGGAGGAGGGGGGCAgcggggtgggggaggggggagagggaggggtggggcaTCTGCTGGCTGACTttgaggaggtggtggagacGACGGCAGCAGCAGAGAATGGACACACTACTGCTGAACTACTGGGACTGACTGGGGGAGTGGACGGAGGG AATATGGGGACTACCCAGGCCCAGTTTGACCTGCTGCAGAGCTTCACAGTGGGGACTCAGATCCCCACAGACAGCGTGGAGACAGCGGGTAACACCACCGGTACAGGGACGGGCACAGAGTGTGCCtactgtgggaagagcttcaagaCCAGCGGAGGGCTCAACAGACACCTGGCACAG gtccactccctctctccctcccagtctcgcTCCCAGTTCAGCTGCTCTGCATGCGACCGCTccttcaccctcctctcttccctgctcACCCACCAGCACTCCCACACCCCTGAGCAGCGCCTCCTGGCCGAGGCTGAGGCGGAGATCGTCTGCCCCGCGTCCCTGTCCCTTTCCCTGCCCCTGCCCTCCTCCCCCAGCCAGGGGGACCAGCACCAGGACACCCAGGGGGACATCCACGTCCGCCTGATGGCTGTGACCgaggagggggacagggaggTGGTGAAGGCATCCAGCAGAGCAGTGGTCAAGggccagaggagaggagcagcTAGTAAGACCGCTGGGGGGAACAATG AGAGGCCGTACCGTTGCTCTGAGTGTGGGAAGGCCTTCAAGGGCTCATCAGGTCtgaggtaccacatgagggaccacacaggagagagaccctACCGCTGCACAGAGTGTGGCAAGAGCTTCAAGAGGTCCTCGCTGCTCTCCATACACCAGAGG gtgCATACAGGTGTGCGAGCGTTCCAGTGCCCCTACTGCCAGCTCACCTTCAAGTGGAGCTCCCACTACCAGTACCACCTGCGCCAGCACACGGGCGAGCGGCCCTACGTGTGTCAGGAGTGTGGAAAGTCCTTCAAAAACAGCAGCTGTCTGAGGAGACACAGTCAGCTCCACTCTGGCCTGCGCCCTCACATCTGTCCCATCTGCTCCAAGTCCTTCTCACAGACCTCCAACCTCAAACAG cacGAACGCACCCACTCAGGCGAGCGGCCCTTCCAGTGTGCCCAATGTCACAAGAGcttcacccactcctccaatctCCAGCTCCACCTGAGAACCCACTCCTCCAGGAAGGACTACAAGTGTCCCTTCTGTGGGAAGGAGTTTGTCATGCAGTCCTACTTGCAGAGGCACATGAGGACCCATGGGAATGGGGCTGAGGCCGGGGACGCTGGGgtgggggggaaggagggaggcagggcaggtaaagggggtggaggggtgacaaccaccaccaccttacTAAACCCCATCACCCTAGAGACCACAGGGAACTCTGGGTCTCTGATCGTGTCTCAGCCTGCGCTGGACATTCCCCCCAACACCTCCCAGAACTACTTCATGATCCAGACAGCAAATGGGCTTCAGCTCATCCCCCTGTCTGCCCccgccccccctcctccccctccgccTCCCCCCCAGACACAGTACATCCTCCTACAATGCCCCTCCACCAATGGGAGCCAGCCCAGCCTGATTCTTGTCCCCACCACAGCGACCAATCCCCAGCCCACCCTGGAGCCCCAGGGCCTCCCATTGGTCCAGACAGTTCTAAACCCTGCCCAAACCCAGATGCAACATTTCCAGACCATATCCCAGCAACAACAGCAGCCCAGgttcatcatcaccaccaacaacaacaatgtAAACAACCCTCCCATTGCTAAGACAACAACTCCCTCCCTGAACTCTATGCTGAACAAGCCCATTTTAGGGAAAAGTACCCGGACAGCCAGGTCCAGGAGAGGACGGAAACCCAAAGCCGCTGTAGGTCGGCATACTACCTCCTTGGTTGCTACGACAACCACCTCtgtcacaatgacaacagccccCGTCAGTCAGTCGGGGGATGTAATAGCTGTGTCTAGCTGTAATGTAACTAGTGTCACTCcagctactgttactgctgccaACACTATGACATCATCATTGCCATCGTCTTTACCCGCCAAGTCACAAAGTCCTTTCTCACCACCAACagcctctgtctctgtttctaccccctcctcctcttcctctgtcactGTTACCTCAGGACCCCTAAAGGTTGCCACAGTTAACTCAGTTACCACGGTTACCCCGTCCTCCCTGCCGTCTGACCCTGTGGCCTGGGTTGGGGAACGCCAAACCGCCCCAGAGTTGGGCAAGTCCACTGAGCAGGACATGAGAGGGGAACAGTATGTCCTCTGCTTccagaaagaaggaaggaagaaggaagaggtaaagataggaggagagggaggagggtccTACGTGTTGCAGTTTGAAGGGGAGGGGTCCGGGGAGGGGGGACAAGGAGgaatgggcagagagggggatggggagtcATACGTGCTGCGCTttcagactgagggagagagagaaagagagagagaaggacagagagagggagggaaggagaatggAGGCCTGGTGTCACTGAACCTGCTACAGGAATGGggaggagtgagggaaggagaaaggCGAGTAGGGGAGGATGGTGGCGAGGGAGAGTCCTTTGTGCTTCACTTCCAAACAGAGCCGCAGAGCGAAGAACGGACCACTTCTGACCGTGGCTATCCAGAAGGCCCCAGCAACAGCCTGGAACTTTCCTGCCCGCCTCCCCAGGCCTTAATGCCTCTGAATGGGCAGGAGGTGGTGTTTGAGCTGGGGGATGAGAACAAGATGGTGGGCCAGGGGTCTGGAGAGAGTGTGCAGATGATAGCCCTGATCCAAGGTGaagggggtggggagggagaagggggcaGTTACAGCGGGGCAGGGGGGGCAGTAGGGGAGGGAAGGGTGCCAATGGAGGGCATCTTTcagctggagggaggagaggggatcgTCATAATTGAGGTTAGCACCAGCAGTCTAAGAGAAGGGGGGATggacagaggggaaggaggagtaACTGTAGACAGGAGTGAAGCAAAAGGAGGGAGTGGAATAACTGAGAGGCCTGAAAAAGACAGGAACTCAGCGGAATGCATTGAAATAGAGACTGGAGCGAATGAAGGAGAAAACACAGCTACGAATGGCCCTACACCTAACTCTCAATTCTCTTAA
- the LOC110509048 gene encoding interleukin-11 isoform X1: MFTLWCNIVPRGHYHYIDMTALLCGHINLIIASISSHPAVLVDSSSSLLLSLLLAQLPLFTSAVPAPYRRPNVVHELDRLANQTKNLRQITADLLKEHAFETDPEQHRFKSLPLMNNRASDINSLEMRPTLSQLHTDLKSFEHHFAWLSRASRKHHHPALPKLGQMMSLIKSLTSMLEHQMMRVDAQRLSPPSPSMPPPPPSQFDVLQSSQELLLQFRLFCDWAQRVFSVLSTKSKMSAVQ; this comes from the exons ATGTTTACATTATGGTGCAATATCGTACCCCGAGGTCATTATCATTATATCGACATGACAGCTCTTCTCTGCGGTCATATAAATCTAATAATTGCTTCCATTTCCTCCCACCCTGCAGTGCTTgtcgactcctcctcctctctgttgctCTCGCTGCTATTGGCCCAGCTTCCTTTATTTACGTCTGCCGTCCCCGCCCCCTACCGGAGGCCGAACGTCGTGCACGAACTGGATAGATTGGCCAATCAGACGAAAAATCTGAGGCAGATCACAGCAGATCTATTG AAGGAACATGCGTTCGAGACAGACCCAGAACAGCATAGATTTAAGTCCCTGCCACTAATGAACAACAGGGCCAGTGACATCAACTCCCTTGAG atgagacccactctctctcagctccacACGGACTTGAAGTCGTTTGAGCACCACTTTGCCTGGTTGAGCAGAGCATCAAGGAAACACCACCACCCTGCTCTCCCTAAACTGGGACAGATGATGTCACTCATCAAGTCTCTCACCAGCATGCTAGAGCATCAG ATGATGAGAGTTGATGCTCagcgtctctctcctccctctccctcgatgccgcctccacccccctcccagtTTGATGTGTTACAGTCTTCCCAGGAGCTGCTACTACAGTTCAGACTCTTCTGTGATTGGGCCCAACGAGTGTTCTCAGTGCTCAGTACAAAGTCCAAAATGTCTGCAGTACAATGA
- the LOC110509048 gene encoding interleukin-11 isoform X2 — MKLLVDSSSSLLLSLLLAQLPLFTSAVPAPYRRPNVVHELDRLANQTKNLRQITADLLKEHAFETDPEQHRFKSLPLMNNRASDINSLEMRPTLSQLHTDLKSFEHHFAWLSRASRKHHHPALPKLGQMMSLIKSLTSMLEHQMMRVDAQRLSPPSPSMPPPPPSQFDVLQSSQELLLQFRLFCDWAQRVFSVLSTKSKMSAVQ; from the exons ATGAAAT TGCTTgtcgactcctcctcctctctgttgctCTCGCTGCTATTGGCCCAGCTTCCTTTATTTACGTCTGCCGTCCCCGCCCCCTACCGGAGGCCGAACGTCGTGCACGAACTGGATAGATTGGCCAATCAGACGAAAAATCTGAGGCAGATCACAGCAGATCTATTG AAGGAACATGCGTTCGAGACAGACCCAGAACAGCATAGATTTAAGTCCCTGCCACTAATGAACAACAGGGCCAGTGACATCAACTCCCTTGAG atgagacccactctctctcagctccacACGGACTTGAAGTCGTTTGAGCACCACTTTGCCTGGTTGAGCAGAGCATCAAGGAAACACCACCACCCTGCTCTCCCTAAACTGGGACAGATGATGTCACTCATCAAGTCTCTCACCAGCATGCTAGAGCATCAG ATGATGAGAGTTGATGCTCagcgtctctctcctccctctccctcgatgccgcctccacccccctcccagtTTGATGTGTTACAGTCTTCCCAGGAGCTGCTACTACAGTTCAGACTCTTCTGTGATTGGGCCCAACGAGTGTTCTCAGTGCTCAGTACAAAGTCCAAAATGTCTGCAGTACAATGA